TCGCGGGGCTTGATTCTTTTTTTAGCGGCCCTCATACTTATGCGCATATCTCTGCGCACAGGAGCCAGCAGCATGCGTACAGTCACCTCTCCCCGTCACAGTACTAAAAGAAGCACTAACGTGTATCTGACGGCTTCGCTGGTTGATAAAGCCCGCAGTATGGATATGAACCTCTCGGCAACGCTGGATAATCTTTTGGCCCAGGCTATAGAAGCCAAAAAATATCAAAGTGAGCAAGAAAAAGAAGATATGCAGGCGATGAATGTATTGATGGCGGAAGCCGGAACGCTTACGGATGATGAGTTTTTCGGGAGTTTGTAATGCCGCAGCAGTTCGATGTATATCGCAATCCATCGGTCAAAACGAACAGGCTTTGGCCGCTTTATCTGATTATCCAGAATGATTATCTTGACGATCTCACCACAAGGATTGTTGTTCCTCTGGTATTGAAACGCGACATTAATCTCAACCAGAAACGTATCACTCCTCAGGTTGTCATTCATGGAGAAGCGTATTATGTCTTCACCCCGGCAATCACGTTTCTGGAAAAAAAGAAAATCGACAAATCAGATTTCGTATGCAGCCTGGCTTTATCGAAAAATGAAGTTATCTCGGCCCTTGACGCCATCATCACCAATACCTGATTTTCCCTGAAATACACTGCCGCCTTTGCCCTTTACGTGACGTTGTCATGAATACTCTTCTACGGAACCGAAAGACATGAATGAATTCTCCATTATCTGCCGCATACTGGGCTCGCTATACAACCGCCCTCCACAAGACCCGCTGCTGGCTCCGCTGTTTACGCTACTGCGCGAAGGCAAGCTCCAGCAGCACTGGCCGCTGGAGCAGGACGAGCTGTTAAATCGTCTACAGCAAAACTGTGAGCCGCAGTCGTTGGCGGATGATTATCAAGCACTCTTTGTTGGCAGCGAGTGCAAGGTGACGCCGTACGGTTCCCAGTGGGAAAAAGGGCCGCAGGAAGCCGAGGTACGTGCTTTCCTTAGCCAGCGCGGAATGCCGTTGAGCGATGTACCAACCGACCACATCGGCGCGCTGCTGCTGGCCGCTTCATGGCTTGAGGATCAATCCGAAGCGGACGAGTATCAGGCGCAAATCGCGCTGTTTGACAGCTATCTTCTGCCGTGGGTGGGCGCGTTTCTTGGCAAGGTGGAAGCTCATGCCGCGACCGCCTTCTATCGGACACTCGCGGCAATCAGCCGTGAAGCGATTCAGGCGATGCGCGACGAGCTGGCGGACGAAGCCGATGATGCCGGAGATAACTAAGCATCATCGATCGTTTTAACGGCGGCGCAGACGCGCGTGCATTTTCAGACTACGAAAATTAATCACCGCCATCGCCGTGCCGGCCACCACCAGCAGCGAACCAATAACCTTAAAAAGATTCATACTGTCACCTAACACGATGACCCCCATCAGCACTGCCAGCACCGGGGTCAACAGCGAATAGGGCATGATCAGATTCACGTTGTAGTGTTTCAACAGGCCGTACCACAGGGAATAGGCGACAACAGACGAGGCAATGGCGCTGAACAGAATGGCAAACCAGCCTCGCCACGAGGCGTTGAGCAGCAGCGTAAGCTGATGCGATTCGTTCAGCCATGAGGCGCACCCCACCAGCGGAATGGCAAACAGCGAGAGCCAGGCGGTCAGGGTTAACGGCGGCACCGACGGTGATATTTTCACAATCAAATTGCTGACCGCCCATCCGCATGCGCTCAGTAACAGCAGCAGTAACACTCCCCAGCCAGGGATGGTTGGGCTGCCCGACAGCACCACCACGCCGCTGAGTGAAATCGCAATGCCCAGCAGCTGTACCAGCCGCAGCTTTTCCTTAAGTACGACCATTGCCAGCAGCATGGCGATGGGCGTACCCAGCTGAACAATGACGGCGGCCGTTCCCGCATCGGTATAGTTCAGACCGACAAACAGCAGGGCGAAATGCAAAAAGCCGAAGGTGAACCCCAGGGCGGCCAGATAAGGAATTTGCTGACGGGTGACGCGAGTAAAGGGCACCAGAATAAGCGCCACAACCACAAAGCGCAGGGTTATCATCAGCAGAGGCGGCAGGTCGAGCAGCCCCCACTTTATCGCGATGTTATTAAATGCCCAGATGGACACGACCAAAAAAATTAGCAAGAAATGACGCAAAGCCACCGCAAAACCCCCCGTAAAACAAAGTTGTTCCCTTCATCCTGGCACGAAATGACATGAATGAAACGGCTAAGTCTGGAGTTTTTCGGCTATTTATCCTGCTTTTTAAAAAAAACGCTGCAGCGGATGGATATCCTTCGGAGCAATGATCCCGTGCGATGCCGGTGCTGGCGCGTCGGGCGGTTGATTGAAGCCGGACCTGTCTGGAGCAGCCGCTGCCGTTTTTATCGCCATATTTAACGGCGACAAAAAATCCGGCATCGGGCGCGAAACCCTCAAAATGATCCTTACCCCCGTGCGGTCATCACACCATCACAATTTCCTATGGCGATGCAAATTGCTGGCTGCGGCTATTTATGGCACTTTATTTTTTTTGGTTGTATAGACAAGATCGCTCCGCCGGTACAGGCAGGTCATCCTTACCCCCCTGCGCTGGGGTCCGATCCTTCAGAGAGGGAGTTAATGATGTCCGTCACTTCTGACTTGTCGTCGACCGCGAGGCCGTCACGGCGGCTGATTGAAAGCCGCACTATTGATTATATCCCCGATGCCGAGCGTCATGGCCGGGTGTTCAGTCAGTTCACCCTGTGGTTCGGCGGCAATTTGCAGATTACCGCCATCGTTACCGGCGCGCTGGCGGTGGTGTTGGGGGGCGACGTGGTGTGGTCGCTGGCAGGGCTGCTGGTGGGACAGCTTATCGGCGCGGCGATCATGGCGCTACATGCCGTTCAGGGGCCGCGTTTCGGGCTGCCGCAGATGATCACCTGCCGGGCTCAGTTTGGCATCTACGGCGCGGCGATCCCGCTGGTGCTGGTGTGCATTATGTACGTTGGCTTTTCCGCGAGCGGCACCGTGCTAGCCGGGCAGGCGCTTGCCCACATGATCAACGTTAGCGATCGCGGCGGGATGATGCTATTCGCACTGATCATTATTGTGGTCGCCACGTTGGGTTACCGCGTTATCCACGCGCTGGGGAAGGTCGCCAGCGTGGTCGGCATAGTGGCGTTTGTCTATCTGTTTACCCGCCTGCTGCTGGAGAACGATCTCGGCGGACTATGGGCTAACCGCCACTTTTCGCTGCCGATGTTCTTGCTGGCGGTGTCGCTCTCATCCTCCTGGCAGATCGCTTTCTGTCCCTATGTGTCGGACTATTCGCGCTATTTACCGCGTGAGGTTTCGGCACGCAGAACATTTCTGGCGGTCTTCAGCGGCAGCGTGCTGGGTACGCAGGCGTCAATGACGCTGGGCGTGATGGCCGCGGCGTTGGCCGGAAGCGCGTTTTCCGGTAATGAAGTGGGATATATCGTCGGGTTAGGTTCCAGCGGAGTGATGGCGCTGGTGCTTTATTTTGCTATCTGCTTCGGCAAAATCACCTTCACCACGCTTAATGCTTACGGCAGCTTTATGTCGCTGGCGACGATCGTTTGCGGCTTCCGCCAGCGGGTGGCGATTAGCGAATGGATGCGTATGTTGTTTATTGTTCTGATGGTGCTGCTCTCCTGCTGCATTGCCATGTTGAGCCAGCCTTCATTCCTTAAATCTTTCACCCATTTTCTGCTGTTCCTGCTGGTTTTCTTTGTTCCCTGGAGTGCCATCAACCTGACGGACTACTATTTTGTCACGCGCGGGCAGCTGGACGTGGCGGCGTTAAGCGATCCTGACGGCCGCTACGGGCGCTGGAACTGGGTGGGGATCAGTACCTACGCACTCGGCGTTCTGGTGCAGCTGCCGTTTATCGCGAACAGCTTCTATCAGGGGGCGCTGGTAGGCTGGTTTGCCGGAAATGATATCTCGTGGCTGATTGGCTGGGTATTTACCGCCTTGTGCTGGCTGGGCATGGGTCGTTTGCGCAGGGGAGCGGTGTGCCGCTCGATTGGTTAGCGGGCGCGTGACCTTGCTGCCCGTCACGCTCAGGTGCTGGAGCCATACGACTGCGGAAAGACATTGCGTGCGGTTGTATGGCTGATTAACGACCGGCTGATAAACGGCCCTTA
This DNA window, taken from Erwinia tasmaniensis Et1/99, encodes the following:
- a CDS encoding type II toxin-antitoxin system CcdA family antitoxin, yielding MRTVTSPRHSTKRSTNVYLTASLVDKARSMDMNLSATLDNLLAQAIEAKKYQSEQEKEDMQAMNVLMAEAGTLTDDEFFGSL
- a CDS encoding CcdB family protein is translated as MPQQFDVYRNPSVKTNRLWPLYLIIQNDYLDDLTTRIVVPLVLKRDINLNQKRITPQVVIHGEAYYVFTPAITFLEKKKIDKSDFVCSLALSKNEVISALDAIITNT
- a CDS encoding TorD/DmsD family molecular chaperone; translation: MNEFSIICRILGSLYNRPPQDPLLAPLFTLLREGKLQQHWPLEQDELLNRLQQNCEPQSLADDYQALFVGSECKVTPYGSQWEKGPQEAEVRAFLSQRGMPLSDVPTDHIGALLLAASWLEDQSEADEYQAQIALFDSYLLPWVGAFLGKVEAHAATAFYRTLAAISREAIQAMRDELADEADDAGDN
- a CDS encoding DMT family transporter, which gives rise to MALRHFLLIFLVVSIWAFNNIAIKWGLLDLPPLLMITLRFVVVALILVPFTRVTRQQIPYLAALGFTFGFLHFALLFVGLNYTDAGTAAVIVQLGTPIAMLLAMVVLKEKLRLVQLLGIAISLSGVVVLSGSPTIPGWGVLLLLLLSACGWAVSNLIVKISPSVPPLTLTAWLSLFAIPLVGCASWLNESHQLTLLLNASWRGWFAILFSAIASSVVAYSLWYGLLKHYNVNLIMPYSLLTPVLAVLMGVIVLGDSMNLFKVIGSLLVVAGTAMAVINFRSLKMHARLRRR
- a CDS encoding purine-cytosine permease family protein codes for the protein MSVTSDLSSTARPSRRLIESRTIDYIPDAERHGRVFSQFTLWFGGNLQITAIVTGALAVVLGGDVVWSLAGLLVGQLIGAAIMALHAVQGPRFGLPQMITCRAQFGIYGAAIPLVLVCIMYVGFSASGTVLAGQALAHMINVSDRGGMMLFALIIIVVATLGYRVIHALGKVASVVGIVAFVYLFTRLLLENDLGGLWANRHFSLPMFLLAVSLSSSWQIAFCPYVSDYSRYLPREVSARRTFLAVFSGSVLGTQASMTLGVMAAALAGSAFSGNEVGYIVGLGSSGVMALVLYFAICFGKITFTTLNAYGSFMSLATIVCGFRQRVAISEWMRMLFIVLMVLLSCCIAMLSQPSFLKSFTHFLLFLLVFFVPWSAINLTDYYFVTRGQLDVAALSDPDGRYGRWNWVGISTYALGVLVQLPFIANSFYQGALVGWFAGNDISWLIGWVFTALCWLGMGRLRRGAVCRSIG